Genomic DNA from Marinobacter sp. LV10MA510-1:
GCAGACACGTTCAGCTGGTTTGATTACCGCAGCAAAGGTTTCGATCGCGAACCAAAGCGCGGGCTGCGCATTGACTTGATCATGGCCAGTGATAATTTGTTGCCCCAAGCGCAAAGCGCCGGCGTCAGCTATGATGTTCGTGCTATGGATCGCCCTTCTGATCACGCTCCGGTGTGGGCCAGATTCACGCTCTGATTCTTTCTTCACCAACCAGGAAGGTGGTCGCGCGTTATGGCAAAGATCAAAACTCGCGATCGCATTCTGGACACCAGTCTGGCGCTGTTCAACGCCCTGGGTGAGCCGAATGTCACCACGCTGCTGATATCCGACGAACTGGACATCAGCCCGGGCAACCTTTATTACCACTTCAACAACAAAAGCGACATTGTCAGCGAACTGTTTGAAGGTTTCGAGCTCCAGATGCACGACTTACTGGCCGTGCCCGCAGACGCCAGCATAAGCCTGGACCAACAAAATTTCTTTTTGCATCTGTTATTCGAAGCGGTGGCTCACTACCGTTTTCTGTATCAGGACCTGGTGAATGTGCTGTCGCGCCATCCCCGGCTACAGCCAAAATTTCGCAAAATATTGAAGCTGAAAAACAACGCGTTCCACACCATCTGCACCAGTTTCAGTGCCCAGGGATTTATGACTATCGGCACCGAGGAGCTAGCGACTTTATGTGACCAGTTAACGCTCACCACTTGTTACTGGAGCAGTTTTGATACGCTTTCACATCTTGATGATCGTAATGCGGTAGACCCTGGTCGCGGGGTATACCAGACCATGAGCCTGATGCTGCCCTACTTGGCC
This window encodes:
- a CDS encoding TetR/AcrR family transcriptional regulator codes for the protein MAKIKTRDRILDTSLALFNALGEPNVTTLLISDELDISPGNLYYHFNNKSDIVSELFEGFELQMHDLLAVPADASISLDQQNFFLHLLFEAVAHYRFLYQDLVNVLSRHPRLQPKFRKILKLKNNAFHTICTSFSAQGFMTIGTEELATLCDQLTLTTCYWSSFDTLSHLDDRNAVDPGRGVYQTMSLMLPYLAPEEKEQALLISRSYL